CTGGCTCTAACGCTCAAGGATGTCAAAAACGAAGCCGCGTCACTTAATGACTTAGGGGTCACCTATCGGAAATTGAAGGAATTTCAGAAAGCACTTGACTGCTTTGAGCAAGCGTTACAGGCTATCCGACAGTTTATCGATTCTGATGCTCGTGAATTTGCTTCCCGTCGCGAGAGTGAAGCTAATATTCTGAACAATTTGGGGCGAGCCCATGGAGCACTTGATCAACCTCAATTAGCCTATGAATGTTTTCAACAGGCATTATCCATTTATCGGCTGCTCTTTGGGCAGCAACAGCAAATCACATTGACATTTTTTAACCTAGCCAATCTCTACCGCGATCGCTGTGAATACGGCCAGGCGATTGAATGGTACGAACAGGCCTTTTCCTTTGCGAATGATCACTTGCCTGTGGAGGCTGCGTTTGCATTGTTAAATCTAGGTGATATCTTTCTAGTTACCGGCGATTACTCTAGAGCGGCGTCGCACTATCAGCAGGCCCGCGACTTAAATGCTCTTATACCCCAATGTGAAATAGCCTACGCATGGGTTGGGCAGGGTAAAGCCTATGAAGAATTGAGTCAGTATGAACAGGCAACGAGCTGCTATCAGCAAGGATTACTGATTTATCAACAAGTAAGCGGCTCTCAAGGAGAAGAGTCCGTCAATAATATCCTAGATTCGGTTAGGCAAAAAGCATTTTATAAAAGGTTAATTATGTAGTCTTTTAACGCAGTCGAAGAAATTTTCAGATTTGTCGACTTTGCTCAATCGGCTCAATTGTTTAATAGAAAATCAGGCCGATAACTCCGTTTTCTAATCGAAGCAAATAGAACCGTTTATGGCAGCCATGTTCGGCCCATCTGTGTTGTTTTAACTTTTCAGGACCATGCCCTATGTCAAGTTTTAAGCGGCGTCGGTTTTTGCAGGTTGCCGGGTCTGCTCTGGCCGCCGTAGGCCTCAGCCAAGTAGATGTTTGGCATCAGGGCGATCGCTACGCCCGCGCCCTAGCCCAACCTACCCGCCGCAAACTGGCCCTGCTAGTGGGCGTTAACCAATACCCTGACGGGGTCACCCCCCTACGCGGTTGCCTAACTGACGTGCGGATGCAGAAAGAGCTGCTGGTACATCGCTTTGGCTTTGATCCAGCCAATATTCTCACCCTAGAAAACCAGGTCGCCACTCGCCAGAACCTGCTAGACGCCTTTGAGTCGCACCTGATCGACCAGACTCAACTGGGGGACGTGGTGGTGTTTCACTTTTCGGGCCATGGTTCACTGGTGCGTGACCCCGACCCAATCCCCACAGCGCTAGAAGGTTACAACGGCAGCCTGCTGCCCTACGATGCTCGGTTAAACCTGCGGGGCAATCAGGTCAACGACATCATGGGCAAAACCCTGTTTTTGCTGATGGCCAACCTCAAAACTGACCAGGTGACCGTCATGCTCGACAGCTGCCACTCCGGCGGCGGCACCCGAGGCGATCTGATCCTGAGGGCCGTCGAGTCGAGGGTGGCCCTGGGCGAGGCGGAACCCAGCCCCATGGAACTGGCCGAGCAGGAGCGCTGGCTGACGCGGCTGGGCTGGTCGCCTGTGAAGCTGAAAACTCAACGCAGCCGGGGCATTGCCAAAGGGGTGGCGCTGGGGTCGGCTCAGGCGAACCAACTGGCGGCAGATGCCTCCTTTGGCGAGGGCGAGGGGCAGTTTCACGCCGGGGCGTTTACCTATGCCCTGACCCGCTACCTATGGCAACAGCCCGGCAGCCCGCCGCTCGATCGCGTATTTGTCGACCTAGCCCGCAGTACGCGAGATGTAGCCAACAGCGCTCGCATTGTGCAGTCGCCCATCTACGAGGTGGAGCCAGGGCGCAACTTTGGTCAAGAACCGCTCTTTTTTAGCTCTCCTCAGAGCCCGGCAGCAGAGGCCGTGGTTGTGGGCACTGAGGCCAGTGGCGAGGTCAAGTTCTGGCTGGGGGGCGTGTCGTCCCAAAGTTTGGCGGCTTTTGAGAGCGGGGCTATTTTCTCGGTCGTGGATGGCAATGGCAATGAGATTGGCCAAGTTGAGCAAACCCGGCGGGTAGGGCTAGAGGGCTACGGCAACCTGACAGGCAGCGCTCGCGGCCAGATCGCAGCGGGGCAACTGCTGCGGGAGCGGGTGCGGGGAGTGCCGACCGATCTGACCTTACGAGTGGGCCTAGATGATTCTTTGGGGGCAGACCTGGAGACGGCGCGATCGCAACTGGCAGCTTTTAACCGCATTCAGCCCGTTGCAGTGGATGGCAGCCAAAGCCCCCGCTACTTGCTGGGGCGTATGACTGAGCAGGGGCTTGCGATCGCCACCACCGAAGCCGTACAGAATATAGGCCAGCTAGGCAGCATTGGCCTGTTCACTCCAGGGTTAGTGGCCATTCGTGCTAGCTTTGGTGAACCTAATGAGCCCATGGCCGTCGCCATTCAGCGGCTCAACCCCACGCTCAAGTTGCTGTTGGCTGGGCAGGTGCTGCGATCGGTGCTCAACAGCGACACCTCTAACCTCAATGTCGATGTAGCTGTACAGCCGGTGAATAGCTCTGTTGCCATCAGTCGCAGCGCCAGCCGTCGAGGTAGCGAAGACAACGAGGTGGCTCAACGGCTAGATGGCTTTAGTCAAACGCTGCGATCGGGCAGTGAAATTGTGGTGACGGTGACCAATGCTGAATTTCGCAGCCTCTACATAGCCGTGCTAGCCATCGGCAGCTCGGGGAGTATGTCAGTGCTGCACCCTACCGATTGGGATGCTCCTGAAAGTGAATCGCTGTTAGAACCGGGTCAGCAGCTAGAGGTTCCCCGTCAGGAGGCGGGGCGCGACCCGAACCGCAGCTACTGTAGCAACCCCAGCGAAGCCTTTCACCTGTGCCTAAGCAGCTCTGGTTATGCTGAAATTTTGACCTTGGTGAGCACTAGCCCCTTGCGTGATGCCCTGCGCGGTCTTCAGCAAATTGCCGTCGCCAACAACACCCGTAGCGGCAACCCCATCGGTTTACAAAACGATGACCCTGTCAATGTGGTAGAAACCCTACTGGGCGACATCGATCGCAGCACCCGAAGCTCCAACAGACTGCGCGACGATGTACGCGGGGTAGACACCACCCAGCTCGCGGCCCTGTCTACCCTGATTCAGGTAGTAGAAAAATGATCGCTCGGCGGAGTGATTTGCGTGGCTCAGAACGAGCATCCGTACCGGAATCGCCAACTAGCCGCCACTGCATAGGTTTGGCCGCTCCAGACATAAGAGAAGGTAGACGAGTTCAACCCCACTCCTATGCCTAGTCCCCGCTTTGCGATCGCTTACCTGACCCAGAACCGCCCGGTAATTTTGATGCAGACTTTTCCGGTGGTACAGACTATCGAACAGCGCTATCACCTCTCCTGGCTGCGGTCTGTGCCTGCCCTGCTCGAAACCGGCAAAACCCAGAGTGCCTTGGGCCACCTCTACTGTCAACTGGGCGAATGGGATAGCGCCGCCGGGGCCTATCTGCGATCGCTCAACGCCTTTAGCCACGCCGAAGATGCCGTTTCCCTAGGCCACACCCTCACCCACCTCAGCGTGGTGTTTGCCCAACGCCAGCAGTACCGCTGGGCCTACGACTACGCTGCCCAAGCCGTGCAGAATCTGCACACTACAGCAGACAATGCAGGCTATGCTGCTGCCCTTCACACCCTAGGCATGGGCTATTACTATCGTCGCCGCTATCGCCTGGCGCTTAGAACCTTAGAGAAAGCCCTCGCCCTGCGCCACGAACTGGGCGACGAACTGGGTGAAGCCATTACCCTGGGCTGCATGGGGCGAGTCTATGCCGTACGAGGCGAGCACTGGTGCGCGCTCTCCTGCTACGAGGCGGCCCTCGATGGCTATCGCCAGCACCAGAGCTTGCTCGAAGGGAACAGCTACGAAATCATGATTCGCAGGCGCATTGCCCGATTGGCCGAAAGTGCAGGTCATGCTGATTTGGCGATCGCCCATTTTGAAGCTGCCTTGATGCTCTGCCAGAAGTGCGATCGCGCATTGGCCGCCGAAATCTTAACCGATCTCGCCAGCCTGCACGAAGGTTTACGGCAAAACGAAATTGCCCTGCGCTATCACCAGCAGGCGCGACAGTTGCAGCAGTCTGCAAAGCCCAAAGCTAGTGAAAATAATGCCCCTACTCCAATATCCTTACAGCCCACAGAAGAAGGCTATTACTAAGTCAAATACTCCGTAGGCTGGATACTGCCACTATCGCTTCAAATTCTGTTGGTTTAGCCCCAATTCTTATCTGTATCCCCGTAGGGGCATAGCATGCTATGCCTCTACGATTTTATGAATGAATTGCCTCCATCATTGCGTAGATCGAGGCCAGCCAAGCAGGCTTAAAGATACACCTAAAATCTTTAAAATCTCCGCTCACGTTGTGAATAAGTTCATCTTCGTCAGACATAGGTAAGGACAGGAAGGCAAATAAACCTACCTTCCTAACTCGGAAAAAACAACTTCTCAAAAGGAGAAACTTCCATGTCTGACATGATCAAGCCCAACGACATCATTGCCGAAGCTGAAGAGGCCGCTAACCTGGCCATCACTGAGCTTTCCGCAGGCGAACTCGACGATTGCAGTGGGGGTGTCAGCGGCCTAGGCGATATCAGCAGCCTGTTCAAAGGGGCGAGCAGCTTCTTCGAGCAGTCGGGTATCAAGATGGATCAGGTGAGCTTTGCTGGCCCTAACGGTGCTGGCAGCATTAGCTCTCTCACTGGCTTCGATACCGCCTCTGGTAATTCCGATGTGATTAGCTTCGGGCTGTAAAAAAGCCCCTGTCCAAACGACGAGTGCCCCTTAGACATCAACCCTCTAACCACTCGGCGTACTAGTCTACAGGGCTTCCATGCAGAGATATGGCTCCACCATGTCTCTGCATGTTTCCTAAGTTTGAGTGGGCCAAGATTGACCCAGTTATTGATCTAGAGACAGGATTTCGCAAGCCATGGAAGAGCATGATTTAGATCTCGCCCCCGTTGAGCTGTCACTAACAGAATTAGACGAAGTATCTGGCGGGTTAGATATTTTTATTTCGGGTTCCATATTCGATCAAAGTGAAAGCCTTTTGGGTCAGTCGGGCGGCTGTGGTTGCCCAGGGTCTACGCTGGCTCAAACCTCTAATACATCCTCAGGAGCCTTTCAGTTTGCTGGGTTGGGCTTTGAGTCGGTAGACCAAATTTTTGCTGTGTTTGCCGGGCTATCGCGGCTGTTTGGTCGGTAGCCGCTTTAAGTATTAACAAGAGGATCTCGCCATGACGACGCCCCTCCTTCGAGAATTTAACCAGCAACATGTGGATTGGCTGGTACAGGCCGGTACACTGCGATCGCTCCAGGCAGGCGATCGCCTCCACACATCCAACCAGCCTCTTAACCATCTGTGGATTGTGGTGAGCGGTCAGCTATCGGTGGTGCTAGAGGCCCAATCAGCTGATGAGGGTAGCAAAGCTGTCCCTAAAGAAATCCTGCGATTATCCACTGGGGATCTAACTGGCGCACTACCTGCCGTAACGACCTACCTCTCCCAATCCACTCTGTTTGCCCTCACCGATGCCACCGTTCTGGCGCTTCCTCTGGCCGCTCTCACTCAAAAGCTGGCCGACGATGCCGACTTCGCCGCCCCGTTCTACCGAGTTGTAGCTCTGACCCTACGGCAACAGCTTACCCAGTGGGCGGCGCAGATGGGCTACAGCGTGGCCCTGCTCGGCCAGCTTCAGCTTAAAGAAGCGGCGACGGTGTTTGCCGAACTGGCCGACAGCGATCTGGACTGGATGATGGCGGTTGGGCAAGTCGAATCTGTAAAACCCGGTACGCCTCTATTCCGCTGCGGCTATCCGGTCGATGCACTGCATTTGTTGCTAGAAGGGGCGGTGGGCCTAAATGCCGCTGAGCAGCCGCCCAACCTAGTAGTGACCGCCCTCATGCCAGATCCAGATAGAGCAGAGACCGAATTTGCCCGGCTGTCACGGGGCGATTTAGTGGGTGAAACCCTGCTATTGGATTCGGCCCCGGCGGCGGTAGGGGCGATCACCTTGCGAGAGTCTACCCTGCTGACCATCCCTCGCTGGCGGCTGCTGGCCAAACTGCTCTACGATCGCCCCTTTGCCGCTCGTCTCTACCGACTGCTGGCATTGCTGCTAGCCAGCAAACAGCAGCTCATGCTGCAAAAACTGGGCGCTTTGGCCCCCAACAGTGATCTCGATAGCCAGCTTCTAGAACGGGTGGCCCTGGCTGAGGCCCGTTTCGAATGGCTGGTGCAGCGGCTGCAAACCCAGGCTCAGTTTTAGATTTTGGATTTGCGCCTCTGGTTAGGGGCCTGCGCTGACTGTACAGCCGAGACAGCTATCCCCAAAACCATGAACACTCCCGCCACTGCTCAAGGAACGATTTGGGCTGGTGGGCAGTGTTCACCCTACGCTTGCTTCGTTCTTCACTTTTCGTTCTTCTGCCTTTCTCCCGGAGTTTGACCATGGTACCGGCAAAGCATAGCAACCTATTTCGCCCTCAGGCGCTAGAGCGCAGCGCCTCTCCCGAACAGCTCGATCAGCTGGTGCAAGTGGTTAGCCCCAAGCGCTGGCTAGCGCTGACAGCCCTTGGCCTGTTGGTCAGTGCCGGGGCCGCCTGGAGTGTGCTGGGTCAAATTCCCTTAACTGTCACTGGGCAGGGGGTGCTGGTTTATCCCAGCGATGTGGTGACGGCCCAATCGCCCGGTGCTGGCCCCTTGCGCTCGATCGAGGTGAAGCCGGGGGACTGGGTAAAGGCAGGCGATATTCTAGCGGTGCTCGATCAGTCTGAGATAGAGACCCAGCTGCGGCTGGCCCAGGAGAAATTGACTCAGCTTCAGATCCAAGACCAGACTGCCCAGCGGTTAAACAGCGAGCGCAGTGGGCTAGATGAGGGAGCGATCGCCCAGCAGCGGCGGGCACTAGAGCAGAATTTGCGATCGCAGCAAGCCCTCACCCCTACCCTGCAAGCTCGTGCCGAAGAATCGCTACGCCAGGAGCGCCGAGCCCTTCAGCAGCGGCTTACAACTCTGCAAGCCCGCCTGCCCATTTATCAAACCCGCTGGGAGAACTGGCAGCGTTTGGCTGACGAGGGAGCCATGTCCCAAGAAGAGGTGCTGAGCATACAGCTGGAATACCAAGAGCTGCAAAACGAAGTCAACGATGTTGAAACTCAGCTTGAGTCCCTAGATCTGCGCGACACCGAAGCCCAGCGCGACTACCTTGATAACCTCAACCGTATCGCCGACCTCCAAGCCCAACTTCAAGGTCTCGACGCCCGCGCCGCCACCCAGCGCGAGCAAGATAGCACTACCCTTGCCCAGCGCCAAAAAGAAATCAAAGACACCGAAGCCACGATCGCCCAACTTACGGAGCAGCTCGGCCGCAACCGGACGATCACCAGCAACCACGACGGTCAGGTGATCGAGGTGATGGCCCAGCCCGGCCAGCGCCTTGACCCAGGCATGCCCGTGGCGATGATCGCAGCCCAGGATAGCAACACTCCCCTCACCAGCGTCGCCTTTCTACCTGTCAGCGACGGCAAAAAAATCAGCGTCGGTATGACGCTCCAGGCCACCCCCACCACCGTCAAGCGCGAAGAGTACGGCGGCATTCTCGGCACCGTTGACGAGGTGTCGAGCTTTCCCGTCACTCAGGCTGGGGCCGCCCGTCTGGTTGGCCACCCTGACATTCTGCCCGGCATCATGGGCGAGGGGCCGCATATCGCCGTCTTCGCCACCCTGCAAACCGACTACAGCCCCAACAACCCCAGCCAGCTGCGTTGGTCGGCCTCCCCCCAAGGCCCCGACCAGCCCATGACCCCCGGCATGACCACCACCGTGCGCATCACCGTCGAAAAGCGCCGCCCCATTTCTTATGTGCTGCCGATTCTGAAGCAGTGGGCGGGTTTTGGCGATGAAAACATCCAACCATAAAGGTTTCTTTGGCAAAAGTTGGACTTCAAGTTTTGAGTTCTTAGTTCTGAATTTTGAATGCTTGAGGTCGTACTGCAATTCAAACCTCAACACTCAAAACTCTCCCACCCCACTCTCCCACTTCCTCCTTCCCCTTCATGAAACACCTTATCGCCAAACTCAAAGACCGCCTCCGCCGTCCTGACCTGCGGCGTACGCCGACCCTGCTGCAAATGGAAGCGGTAGAATGCGGGGCCGCCTCTTTGGGAATGATCCTCGGCTACCACGGGCGAATTGTATCGCTGGCCGATCTGCGGCAAGCCTGCGGTATTTCGCGGGATGGCAGCAAAGCGTCGAATGTGCTTAACGCGGCGCGGCTCTACCACCTCCAGGGCAAAGGGCTGAAGGTTTCCCTAGAAGCTGTGCAGCAGCTAGAGCGGCCCTACATTGTGTTTTGGAATTTCAACCATTTCTTAGTAGTAGAAGGGTTTCACCGGCAGAAGGTGTACCTGAATGACCCGGCCACCGGCCCACGCACGGTTTCCCTCGACGAATTTAGCGAGGGGTTTACGGGGGTGGTGCTGACCTTTGCTCCCGATGCCGAGTTTGCAACAGGCGGACAAAGGCGGGATTTGGTGCAATCGCTCCGCCTACGTCTGCGTGGTTCCTTTCGGGCTCTGGCCTTTTGCCTGCTGGCGGGTCTGCTGCTGGTGCTGCCGGGGTTGGCGATGCCCGCCTTTTCTCAGGTGTTTGTGGATCAGATCTTGATCCAGGGCCGCAGTAGCTGGTTACGACCTTTACTGCTGGGTATGTTGATCACGTCCATTCTCACCGGGCTGCTGACCCGGTTGCAGCTACAAATCTTGCGGCGGTTGCGGATTAAGCTGGCCATGGGTATGTCGAGCGGCTTTTTGTGGCACATTCTGCACCTGCCGGTGAGTTTCTACGACCAGCGGTTTGCGGGCGAAATCAGCAACCGCATCAAGCTCAACGATCGCCTTGCGAGCTTGCTCTCCGGCGAACTGGCCACCACGGCAATTTCCTGCGTCATGGTGGTTTTCTACGGCCTGGTGATGTGGCAGTATGACTGGGTGCTGACGCTAATCGGCATTGGATCGGTAGCGGTAAATTTGATCGCTCTGCGCTGGGTGGCCCGCCAGCGATCGGATACTAATACCCGGCTAATGCAGGAGCAGGGCAAGGTGAGCGGCGTTGCGATCGCCGGTCTGCAAAGCATTGAAACCCTCAAAGCCTCAGGCCTAGAATCCGACTTCTTCACCCGCTGGGCTGGGTACTATGCTAAGTCCCTCAATGCCCGCCAGGAGATGGATCGCATTAACCAGCGCCTGGGTATGCTCCCCGCTTTTCTCTCCGGCCTCAGCGCCATGCTGCTCCTCACCATCGGCGGCTTTCGCGTCATCGACGGAGCCCTCAGCATCGGTATGCTCGTCGCCTTCCAGTCACTCATTCAGCAGTTTATGCAGCCCGTCAACCAGCTGCTCAAGCTCGCAGGCGACTTCCAAGAACTCGGTGGCACCCTCGATCGCCTCGACGATGTGCTTCAGAACCCCATTGATCCGCTGCTGCCGGGTGGGGAGGTGGGGAGTGGGCGAGTGGATGAGCGGACGAGTGGGCAAAACGTGGAGCCGCAAGAATTTATTGAGAGAGAACCCAAGCTTTCTGGCCTAATAACTGCCACTGCTCACCCGTCTACCCACCTACCCACCTCCCCATCCACCCATCCACCCTCCCCCCTCTCCCCCAAACTCCACGGTTTCCTCGACCTCCACCACCTCACCTTTGGCTACAACCGCACCGCGCCGCCGCTGATTGACAACCTCAGCCTTTCCCTCAAGCCAGGGCAGCGGGTGGCTCTAGTCGGCGGCAGCGGTAGCGGCAAATCCACCGTCGCCAAGCTGGTGTGTGGCCTCTACCAACCCTGGTCAGGAGACATCTGCTTCGACGGTCAGCCTCGCCACCAAATTCCGCGCCCGGTTCTGACGAATTCCCTAGCCATGGTTGAGCAAGACATTCTGCTGTTTGCGGGCACCGTACGCGACAACCTCACCCTATGGGATACCACCATCCCCGACACCAATCTGATCCAAGCCTGCCGCGATGCCGCCATCCACGACACTATTCTCTCCATGCCCGGCGGCTACAGCGCTGAACTGCTTGAAGGGGCTGCCAACCTTAGTGGCGGCCAGCGCCAGCGCCTCGAAATTGCCCGTGCCCTGGTCAACAACCCCGCCATTCTGGTCATGGACGAAGCCACCAGTGCCCTCGACACCGAAACTGAGCGCACCATCGACTACAACCTGCGCCTGCGCGGCTGCACCTGTTTAATCGTTGCCCACCGCCTCAGCACCATCCGCGACTGTGACGAAATCATCGTCATGCACCACGGCAAAGTCGTCCAGCGCGGCAGCCACGACGACCTGCGCGGGCAAGAAGGGCCGTATTTGCAGTTGATTCGCAGTGAAGAAGGGTAAGAAAGTTTTGAGTTCTTAGTTTCAAACCGCTCTCTTCCCCAAATTCCCGCAACTCCCCACGCCAAAACTCAAAAATTTTCCCTCACCCCCACCTTTCCCATCTTTCCTACCCTCCATCAACTAATGCTCACCACCTACACGCTCCACCCCTCTCCCCTCCACCATCTCCGCAGCAATGACCCCCTCTTCCTCGACGATCCCCGAACCTGCTGGCGGGTTGAATCGGGTATGCTGGCACTGTTTGCAGTCAGTGTGCAATCGACGGCGTTGACCAGTCGGCGGCGCTACTTGTTTAGCGTTAAGCCAGGAGCAATGCTGTTTCCGGCGGCGCTGCTGAGTCAAGAGACCCCCTGCCAACTGCTGGCGATGCCTTTGGAATCGGTAAGTTTGAGGCCAATTTCTCTAACGGCATTAGCAGACGAGTTGACTGATAGCCGGACTGCTGCAACTACCTTGGCAGCCCTAGAAAACTGGGTGCATCGGTTGGGGGCGGCGTTATCTGACACCGTATCGGCTCGGTTGGCGACCCCGATTGACACCAGCGGGCTGCTGGCACCGGGGGAAGTGTATCAGCCTCCCCAAGGGCGCGTTACCTGGCTGCGACTGCTGGCTGGGGAAGGGCGACTGCTGGGGCTAGAGCATTTGGCGCTGACTCCGGCAATTGGCCCCATCCCCCTCAGCAGCCACCTGTGGCTACAGGCGACGGCAATGGCGGAGCTTGAGATTTGGCAACCTCAGACGCAGCGGGGGGCAGAGGCAATTCTATCTGGTCTGGGCCATCTGCAAACTGGTGTGCTCAGAGGCATTCAGCACCTTGAAGCACAACAACAGGTGCAAGAATATCAGCGGTTTGAGGCCCGCGAGCGGCTGAATACCCAGGCCGTGAGCCAGACGCTAACGCAGCTAGCGGGGGTGTTTAAGCCATCCACCACCGTTCAGGAATCTCAGGGATATCAATCTGGTACTGAGGACGCTCTGTTGGTTGCCGCTGGAGCGGTGGGACGTGCACTGGGCATTGCCATTCAACCTCCAGCCCAGTCAGAGGATTTGCGGCGGGTGAGGGATCCTTTGGAATTGATCGCCCGCTCCTCCCAAATTCGCACCCGCCAGGTGACCCTGCGCGACGACTGGTGGCGGCGTGATGGCGGCCCATTGCTAGCCTACGCTCGCGAGGATGGTCGCCCGCTGGCGCTGCTGCCGGTGGGGGCGACCCGCTACGAGGTGGTTGACCCACAGCAGGACACCCGGTTGCCGTGCAGCCGAGCCATCGCAGACGGGATTTCACCCACGGCACACACCTTCTATCGCCCGCTGCCCTACCAACTCAAGCCGGTACAGCTGCTCCAGTTCGCGCTACAGGGGCACCGTCAGGAATTGGTGGTAGTGGCGGTAGCCAGCATTGCCGCCACGCTACTGGGCATGGTTACTCCTCAGGCTACGGGCATTCTCATTGACCAGGCAATTCCCAATGCAGACCAAACCCTGCTGTTGCAGATTGCCTTTGCGCTGCTGGCCACCACCTTTGGGGCCACCCTGTTTCAGCTCACTCAAGGCATTGCCCTGATGCGGATCGAATCCTTTGCCGACAGCAGCACCCAGGCCGCTGTGTGGGATCGGCTGCTGAAGCTGAAAACCTCCTTCTTTCGCGGCTACTCCATTGGCGATCTGAGCGCTCGGGTGTCGTCGATTAGCCAGATTCGCCAGCGGTTGGGCAATACCCTGCTCAAGAGCCTGTTTTCAAGCCTGTTCTCGCTTCTGAATTTGGGGTTGCTGTTTTACTACAGCATGCCCCTAGCGCTGATTGCCACCGGGGTGGCCCTGCTCAATATGGCTGTCACCGTGGTCTCTGGGATGCTGACCCTGAAAAAAAATCGCCCCCTCCACGACCAGCAGGGCAAGCTCTTCGGGATGATGGTGCAGATGATCAATGGCGTAGCCAAGTTTCGCGTAGCTGGGGCCGAAACCCGCGCCTTTGCCTACTGGGGTCGCCAGTATGGTCAAGAGCTGCGACTGACCCTGGCTTCGGAGGGCATCGAAGACAATTTGACGGTGATCAATAACCTGCTGGCGGCTCTCACCCCCGCGGTGCTATTCGCCTTCGCCACGGGCATGATTCAGCAGTCACAGACGGGGGAGGGCGACTTTTCGACCGGCACATTTTTGGCCTTTAATGCGGCCTTTGGCACCTTTATCGGCGGGGCCACCAGTCTCAGTAGCACCGTTATCGACGTGCTCGATGTGCTGCCCATCTGGCAGCGGGCGGAACCTATTCTCGCCGCCCAGCCCGAGGTTGACCCCCACAAGGCCGACCCAGGACGAATCTCGGGCCAGGTGACGGTGAGCAACGTGGGCTTTCGCTATCGCTCCGACGGGGATCTCATTCTAGACGGTGTCACCCTCGCCATTGAACCGGGGGAATTTGTCGCCCTGGTTGGCCCCTCGGGCAGCGGCAAGTCTACGCTATTTCGCCTGCTGCTAGGGTTCGATGCACCAGAAGTTGGCACGGTCTACTTCGACGGGCAGGATATGGCAGGCCTAGACCTCAACGCCCTGCGCCGGCAGTTTGGCGTGGTGCTGCAAACCAGTCGTCTGATGTCGGCCTCAATTTTCGAAAACATCGCCAGCAGTGCCCGCATCACCATGGAAGAAGCTTGGGAGGCGGCCTCGATGGCGGGGCTGGCCGACGACGTTCTCTCGATGCCGATGGGCATGCACACGGTGGTGAGCGAGGGGGGCACGAATCTCTCGGGCGGCCAGCGGCAGCGGCTGCTGATTGCCCGAGCCCTGGCCTTGCGCCCCCGCATTTTGCTGTTTGACGAAGCCACCAGCGCCCTGGACAACCGCACCCAGGCGATCGTCAGCGAAAGCCTGGAGCGGCTGCGGGTAACGCGCATTGTGGTGGCCCACCGGCTCAGCACCATTCGCAATGCCGATCGCATCTACGTACTCGAAAAAGGCTGTCTAATTCAGCAGGGCAGCTTTGATGAACTGGCCGCTGAAGAGGGGCTGTTTAGCCAACTCACTAAGCGCCAGCAGGTGGATTCTTGAAACATCGCACAAGTGTGAATAAGTCCTTTGGCCCCAGTGATATGTGCCTTAGCCACCCTCAGGATTTAACCTATGCGACGCCTTTACCTGTTCGGCTTATTAGCTGCTTCTGGACTATTGACTGCGATCGCCCCCACCTTACCCACCCTGGCTCAACCACCGCTCGCCGAGCAGCCCGCCCCGGCTCAATCGCCTACCACCGTCGCCGCTCTGATGACCCAGGGCTATCAGCAGCTCTATAACAGCCAGCTACAGGAGGCGATCGCCTGGTTTCAGCAGGCAGTAGCTCAGTTTCAACAGACAGGCGATCGCGCGGGTGAAGCTGCTGCCTTGCTAGGGCTGTCGGAAACTTACCTGTGGTCGTTCCAATTTGAGCAAGAGTTAGAAACAGCTCAGCAAGCATTAGCGATCTACAGAGAACTGGGCGATCGCGCTGGGGAGGCTGAGGCTCTGCAACTGGTGGGCG
This portion of the Leptolyngbya subtilissima AS-A7 genome encodes:
- a CDS encoding NHLP bacteriocin system secretion protein; this encodes MVPAKHSNLFRPQALERSASPEQLDQLVQVVSPKRWLALTALGLLVSAGAAWSVLGQIPLTVTGQGVLVYPSDVVTAQSPGAGPLRSIEVKPGDWVKAGDILAVLDQSEIETQLRLAQEKLTQLQIQDQTAQRLNSERSGLDEGAIAQQRRALEQNLRSQQALTPTLQARAEESLRQERRALQQRLTTLQARLPIYQTRWENWQRLADEGAMSQEEVLSIQLEYQELQNEVNDVETQLESLDLRDTEAQRDYLDNLNRIADLQAQLQGLDARAATQREQDSTTLAQRQKEIKDTEATIAQLTEQLGRNRTITSNHDGQVIEVMAQPGQRLDPGMPVAMIAAQDSNTPLTSVAFLPVSDGKKISVGMTLQATPTTVKREEYGGILGTVDEVSSFPVTQAGAARLVGHPDILPGIMGEGPHIAVFATLQTDYSPNNPSQLRWSASPQGPDQPMTPGMTTTVRITVEKRRPISYVLPILKQWAGFGDENIQP
- a CDS encoding NHLP family bacteriocin export ABC transporter peptidase/permease/ATPase subunit, whose product is MKHLIAKLKDRLRRPDLRRTPTLLQMEAVECGAASLGMILGYHGRIVSLADLRQACGISRDGSKASNVLNAARLYHLQGKGLKVSLEAVQQLERPYIVFWNFNHFLVVEGFHRQKVYLNDPATGPRTVSLDEFSEGFTGVVLTFAPDAEFATGGQRRDLVQSLRLRLRGSFRALAFCLLAGLLLVLPGLAMPAFSQVFVDQILIQGRSSWLRPLLLGMLITSILTGLLTRLQLQILRRLRIKLAMGMSSGFLWHILHLPVSFYDQRFAGEISNRIKLNDRLASLLSGELATTAISCVMVVFYGLVMWQYDWVLTLIGIGSVAVNLIALRWVARQRSDTNTRLMQEQGKVSGVAIAGLQSIETLKASGLESDFFTRWAGYYAKSLNARQEMDRINQRLGMLPAFLSGLSAMLLLTIGGFRVIDGALSIGMLVAFQSLIQQFMQPVNQLLKLAGDFQELGGTLDRLDDVLQNPIDPLLPGGEVGSGRVDERTSGQNVEPQEFIEREPKLSGLITATAHPSTHLPTSPSTHPPSPLSPKLHGFLDLHHLTFGYNRTAPPLIDNLSLSLKPGQRVALVGGSGSGKSTVAKLVCGLYQPWSGDICFDGQPRHQIPRPVLTNSLAMVEQDILLFAGTVRDNLTLWDTTIPDTNLIQACRDAAIHDTILSMPGGYSAELLEGAANLSGGQRQRLEIARALVNNPAILVMDEATSALDTETERTIDYNLRLRGCTCLIVAHRLSTIRDCDEIIVMHHGKVVQRGSHDDLRGQEGPYLQLIRSEEG